In Candidatus Pelagibacter sp. HIMB1321, a single genomic region encodes these proteins:
- a CDS encoding ABC transporter ATP-binding protein yields the protein MAKIDLSNISHSYNPNDPNPVYALNPFSMTWENGNRYAILGPSGCGKTTMLNIVSGLVRPSAGKILFDDKDVTDLKTEERNIAQVFQFPVIYNTMTVFENLAFPLKCRDFSNAKIDERVNSVAETLNLKSFLNSPARKLTADQKQLISLGRGLVREDVAAVLMDEPLTVIDPDLKFRLRRNLKEINEQYKTTLVYVTHDQNEAMTFADNIIVMSEGEVVQTGSPKELFERPNTTFVGYFIGSPAMNLFESEVTSENSVKINNLTIKTNTDLSNLKNKNIKLGIRSEFIKIANDQKENLVEVNVQKVEDFGNYKLITASMDNFEIKSKVNREIEIPGEKIKLHIPAEKCCIYENDKLI from the coding sequence ATGGCTAAAATTGATTTAAGCAACATCTCACATTCTTATAACCCTAATGATCCAAATCCAGTTTATGCATTAAATCCATTTTCGATGACTTGGGAGAATGGAAATAGATATGCAATCTTAGGTCCCTCTGGATGTGGAAAAACGACAATGTTAAATATTGTATCTGGATTAGTAAGGCCATCAGCTGGAAAAATATTGTTCGATGACAAGGATGTTACAGACTTAAAAACAGAAGAAAGAAATATCGCTCAAGTTTTTCAATTTCCAGTAATTTATAACACCATGACAGTTTTTGAAAATCTTGCTTTTCCATTAAAGTGTAGAGATTTTTCAAACGCAAAAATTGATGAAAGAGTCAACTCTGTTGCAGAAACCTTAAATTTAAAGTCTTTTTTAAATTCTCCTGCAAGAAAATTAACAGCAGATCAAAAACAATTAATATCTTTAGGAAGAGGTTTAGTTAGAGAAGATGTTGCAGCAGTTTTAATGGATGAGCCATTGACAGTTATCGATCCTGATTTGAAATTTAGATTGAGAAGAAATCTGAAAGAAATTAATGAACAATATAAAACAACTTTGGTTTATGTAACGCATGATCAAAATGAAGCCATGACATTTGCAGATAATATAATTGTGATGAGTGAAGGGGAAGTTGTACAGACAGGTTCGCCCAAAGAATTATTTGAAAGACCAAATACGACGTTTGTTGGATATTTTATTGGTTCACCAGCTATGAATTTATTTGAAAGTGAAGTGACCTCTGAAAATAGTGTTAAGATAAATAACTTAACAATTAAGACGAATACAGATTTATCTAATTTAAAAAATAAGAATATTAAATTAGGCATTAGATCTGAATTTATTAAAATTGCAAATGACCAGAAAGAAAATCTTGTTGAAGTAAATGTTCAAAAAGTTGAGGATTTTGGTAATTATAAGTTGATTACTGCTAGTATGGATAATTTTGAAATTAAATCTAAAGTTAATAGAGAAATTGAAATTCCTGGTGAAAAAATCAAACTTCATATACCAGCAGAAAAATGCTGTATTTATGAAAATGATAAGTTGATTTAG
- a CDS encoding HupE/UreJ family protein, whose product MSINVLSSTFEFFSSHNSCANTPLFKKKSKKKNTMWFFKNIFLKAIIIYLSFISFVFAHELRPNIANLDITKNEKKTNAKLDLRINLEAIIVGIDPNHSNTKESDQSDLYDEYRKLSPEKLLKKFYAKFDSLDDKIYLTNSSNKYFGIIEQITIPEIGDIEVIRDSTIELSFKNLQEDTYQFYWDENFGSVILRVNSKDQSELHTEIITKESLSSTFNINEDQSNIFKTITDYIVIGFEHILPKGLDHILFVLALFLLSTKFKPLFFQVTYFTIAHSITLFLGVLNIVNISPNIVEPIIAISIAYVAFENLFTNKLNRARPFVIFIFGLLHGLGFAGVLTQIGIPDDLFITSLVSFNVGVELGQIAVILIAYLLLALPFGKQKWYDTRITKPMSLVIACVGLYWFIERTI is encoded by the coding sequence ATGTCTATCAATGTTTTATCTTCTACATTTGAATTCTTTTCGAGCCACAATTCATGTGCTAATACACCTTTATTTAAAAAAAAAAGTAAGAAAAAAAATACTATGTGGTTTTTCAAAAATATATTTTTAAAAGCAATCATCATTTATTTATCTTTTATAAGTTTTGTTTTTGCACATGAACTTAGACCAAACATAGCAAATTTAGATATAACTAAAAATGAAAAAAAAACTAATGCAAAACTTGATTTAAGAATTAATCTAGAAGCCATCATCGTTGGAATTGATCCTAATCACTCAAATACTAAAGAATCTGATCAGTCTGATTTGTATGATGAGTATAGAAAATTAAGCCCTGAAAAGTTATTGAAAAAGTTTTATGCAAAATTTGATAGTTTAGATGACAAAATTTATCTAACTAATTCTTCGAATAAATATTTCGGAATTATAGAACAAATTACAATTCCTGAAATCGGAGATATAGAGGTTATACGAGATAGTACCATTGAATTAAGCTTTAAAAATTTACAAGAGGACACTTACCAATTTTATTGGGATGAAAATTTTGGATCAGTAATATTACGTGTTAATTCAAAAGATCAAAGTGAACTTCATACTGAAATAATTACAAAAGAAAGTCTGTCATCAACTTTTAATATTAATGAAGATCAATCAAACATATTCAAGACAATAACTGACTATATTGTTATTGGATTTGAGCACATTCTACCAAAAGGTTTAGACCACATACTTTTTGTTTTAGCTTTGTTTTTATTATCTACAAAATTTAAACCATTATTCTTTCAGGTTACCTATTTTACAATCGCTCACTCAATTACATTGTTTCTTGGTGTATTAAATATTGTAAATATTTCACCCAACATTGTTGAACCTATAATTGCTATTTCAATTGCTTATGTGGCTTTTGAAAATTTATTCACAAATAAGCTTAATAGAGCAAGGCCATTTGTAATATTTATATTTGGTCTTCTTCATGGATTAGGCTTTGCAGGGGTTCTAACCCAGATTGGTATCCCAGATGATTTATTTATAACAAGTCTTGTTTCCTTTAATGTTGGTGTAGAGCTTGGACAAATTGCAGTAATTCTAATTGCATATCTATTGCTAGCATTACCTTTTGGTAAACAAAAATGGTATGACACAAGAATAACAAAACCTATGTCACTTGTTATAGCTTGTGTTGGTTTATATTGGTTTATAGAAAGAACTATCTAA